The genomic interval GAACAAATCTATTATAGCACATGTACAgaaaaagatatttacatatttacagtacAAATTAGAATCAAGAAAAAAGGTGTGtctttgttttttcaagtaggaagccatgataagattgttttataaaataagaaATCCAAAAAATATACCCAATCCTCGTCCATATGCCAACTTTAAAGAGTCTCGATCAGTCTCTACTTATTTCTCGGCTTCAGTTTTCTCATCAAACTCTTTCTTTAATTTATACAATGCAATGATTCTTTGATCTCTCCAACGTCGCCTCTCTGCTAATGAGTCTAGCGGTATAATTGCTTCCATAGCTGTTGAAATTTTGTCTACAACAGGTCCAGTGAAGGTTGGGATAGGTCCAAAGTCCTTTGTTACGTCGATTTGACATTCACCATAACGCTCTATATAACTTCTAAAACCTGTTTTGATATAATTGGGGAAATTAATAGAAATAGATTTAATAACTCAGTATTGTTAACATGACAGTGAAGGGAGAACAAAATGATATAAGTTAATTGGTAGATATGTGTCGATATTTTGATTACCCAAATGTGTTCCGATATAAGATTCCAAAATACCTATCATGACAagttctcgcaaaccagagcggTTATTTCTTCCGCGTCACTGCCTCTAGGTAgtgtgtcttggacggtgccataAAGGCCATggtatttgatgatgatgatgatgatgatgatgatgatgatgatgataacatactacatacattacagtaCTTCAATTAGACTTGGTTACACATGGTTAGATTGTATAATAATTCATCTCTAGATGGAAATTTAGATTTCAGCaagatttcatgattttatctcACCTATTGTGTTTAGACATTTCTCAAATAAACTGCCTAGCCTGGGTGGTGCAAATCCTCTTTAAAGTGGAAACGTAATAGGTATCAGTGAATATCATGCTTTTGTTATCTTACCTTCTGCATTTAGATGCATAGTTTCAAATGGTCCAATAAAGGCATGTCTCATTCCTGGTCCCCACTTCATACAAGTGTCAACGTCTTCTGGCGTGACTACATTTTCCTGAgaattaataattattataaaataagtatataataataataaaaataataataatcaggtttataataataataataataataataataataataataataataataataataataataataataataataataagtttatttctgTGTACAAGCAAGGCTTTTGGTAATGTCTTataaaacaattacaatttttaAGGTTGTCAAAGgataaaaaataacaagaacAAGAATTTTACGATGTCATGAGTTCTCGTTTTTTTCAAACTATTGAAAATATACTTTGCAAGTCCCATGAttacattcatattttgtgtttatatacCCCATAGTAGAGGGATGATTAAGAGAtggaaattattttgaaaacaggTTTATCTTTATAATAAATTTGATGATTAAAACACAAGATCTATAGACCATGATGAGCTGCTTACCTCAACCAGTCTAATACATTCATTATGTAAAGCCCAATGGAGTCTATTCAGTAGGAATCCTTTTTTCTCTATCATCATGACAATGGGTTTCATACCAATCTCTTCTAGCAAGGCTTTGGTATTACTAGCCACAGTTTTATCTGTCCATGGTGCAGGCACTACCTCAACAAACGGACAGTAGTATGGAGGATTTGTCTGCAGTACGGTGATAGAGAAGATGAAGATTTAAGCGATGATGGTACTCTTACATTGTCAACACTCATTCCTCAATCAAAgaatatatcatatgttatTAATTAATCCTTTGAAAACCACAGGAAAAATCAGgagttacatgtattatttggTAATAATTAGAGATAATGATGATTAATTTGATTGCACTACCATGCCATTTTGACACCAATGATCAAAGTTCGGAGATTTATTTTCCCATGTCGTGGATTCAAGCTTGAGTATAATGCTTTTATTAAAAAGCAAATTCAGGATATAACCAGAATGACAATCTATAATTGTATGATGTATCAAACTCTATTTATAGTTGTGTTACTTAATAAAGGCATGATTGTGCTAATTATTGATGTGTACATGAACTGCACGTACACAGCCATGAAGAATTACAGTTTTTATGCTGTTCTGTACTTGAATGTTATATACAGTAAAGTTGCACAAACTTGCTAATGAAACCTATTGTGGATataacaaaaacatcaaaataacaacaaccaGAATTGTGATGTTGCATTTTTACTACACTTCATATTGCACAATACCAAAATCAGCAATAGATAATGAGATCATATCACGTGACTCACCGGATGTGACACTACACAATTCTGACGATGTTTTAAATGCTCTGTAAACAGAGACGGTATCAGGGTTGAAGTTGATGATGATAACACGGTGAAATCATCTGCTAGTTCATCTATCTGACTGAACACTTTCTTTTTCAGTTCTAGATTTTCTGGCACACATTCCTGCAAGCAAAGCGAGGGATTGTGAGTCTTTCAAACTGTGTTATCTCAGAAGATGGCATAAAAGAGTTGAACACCATTGGTCTAAAATAAGGTGTTGATACATCAGCTGAGTGAGAGAATCTAACACACTGAACTTGTCTCTTTCCATCCATGATGCACCGTAAAGAAGGATTCTGCCATGTTGGgaaagaaatatcagctcttGTTTGCGTGAACGCTATGCTTGTCACATaaaaagaaactgcatattTCACCAGGTTACCCTCTTATCTCTGTGACACACATTCAAGAAGTTTTGGCATTGTACACTTAATTGTATAGGCATCCATAAAACAATTCGCTGttgacataaaaataaaacaattttctttaaACCAAATACACTGACCCAATGTGTCAACTGCATGCGCAActgaaaatgtttgtaaatatcaacctacAGTCCCACTGTGGTCTTATAACCTTACCTGTACATGTTTGGCCCCTTTGACCACAGATTCTAAATTATCAACTCCAGATATTAGTCCAAACTGTTGATCAGCTGTCAGTTTACCTTTCAACAGTCCACTCTTTTCTAAGTCTTGGAGTGATATTTTGATGGTATCCATCGCCTTGGCAACAAATGAAGGCTCAACATCATAGAGATAGACTTTATAGCCAGCACTGGCAAATATCATAGCCCAACTTTGACCTATAATACCACTGTGAAGATAAGAAGTAACCAGTTGGTAGTACGAATTACACAaaccaattcatttatttactataCCCTAAAGTGATTACCAGAGGCATGATCAATTTTTAAGATTTATTTTGTCTGTATCTTAGTTTTACAGCAGCCTATTGGCAACACTTTTCTTATGGTGGCAGCTCCTTTTCTATGTGTATTCCATGACTGTggaattacaaaatgtaactgCCATTTGCACTCTGTTCGACCAAATTTTTCTCACGTGTTTACTGAGACTCATCTTTTAGTGACCTTTTTTATTGAACgatgttttctattttattgtaaagcactttgaggaTTGAGATGTGTTTTTAAACATGGAAGGTGTtctttttaagaaataaatattattgttaTCTTAATTCCTATTCACTTCACACAGCTGTGTCTCATAGTAGTAGTTTGGTGGTTTAAAATTAAAGGGGGAATACCAGggtaaaaaatattaaaagcTACTTTTTGTCAACAGAGTTACTTCACTATTTTACTCCAGTTATGATATGCTGCAAAGCCTGAtatgaagacaaacaaatttgattCTTTTCCTGTtacatgacaaaataaacattaaaatacttATTTCAAGGACtctcatcaatgatatgcatacattacatcaatttgatatagATAGTCCAAGCTTTGATAAGGGTGACATGTAAACATTCctagaactcagaactcctttgggatttactgtttaaaagtaattaaaagtaataatgtaaacatcagaacgtcttccaaggtcatgcatgtcatgggtcatgaaacgcattACCATTATGGATTCGGTCATTTCCCcaatgatacaactgatttaaagttaaaaactggtcaacaaattgtttttttaggaatgcagtatgattGTTACCAATTTtatgcataattttgaaaatgatagaaatattctgagctattattacattgcagcaaaatgtaccgcgcgacagcattaatttcgagccctgtccctcatcaaacctcaacgacttcagccatgaaagacacatgctgctccaCGTAAcaagagggggggagggggtagacggccaaggtttccaacaagtggggacaaaggcccattggttgcaaaaagtggggtcatttgacatGGAGTGGGTCAATTATTactgtctatgaaatattcatatatattatctcagaccactatagagataatgtggtctgagatattccattacacatagactattacCCAACTTCataaaaaattccattcataataacagttcccagtaagctattttttttgaaaattgtgtactacacattacaccttagaaaaagaaggcaattaagattatgtaattttaagtcatttctacagagtatattacatattgtttagaaagattggacagccaggtagtcacaatttttaatctgaatatctaTGAATAGCATTGCTCAAATTTATTCCTTTTTTTTCAGACacggacaaagaacaacttcaaaataagtcacagtgaacatatgattgaataaaaactttgagaaatcctaactTTGTAATCAATTCATGACGAGGTTAAGAAAAACCAAcactttgaagaaaaaaatccatgactttaaaaagtactaaatgtgaacgaaaaacttacaaatcatacagtcaaacaaactttgaaataatttatcttTTGTTAATTACctttactggctgtgtatcatgctttggtcctgctatatcaaatgacagcattagttacatactgtaaacttcATACGCAAAAGCTAACATTAGGTGTCCCTGAAACTCAGAAATCctgaactaaaactatcaacaacgtcaaagttaggatgctttgtagataccactgtaattattttctgatttgcacaacaagttcattcttcatgtctgaccgggcgcacatgcatcggccgtctatagtggccatgccagtgatcacgcattgattcagtgcccaacattcagtAATTTTAAATTGGCAGGACGTTACTATACTGATACATGGATGTGTAATGGCCGGTTGTTCCATTGCTGGCAACGACCAGTCACACGGTCATGGTCCACTGAAGAAGAAGTATCTTTTTTCACTGTCGATTCTCTACAACTAGTACTGACCATACATACGGTCGTAGCCCCATTTTTAAATACGAGAAGtagctttttcacttttttctcCACGATCAGTCGTACGGTTTCTAATaatcatcattgttgttgtttttcttataATGACAAACATGGTTTTAGCATCGATGAGACATGAATGGTTTGAGAAAACGcacacaaacaatcaaatgattgatCTAGTGCTTTGACCCCATCAATCGCCTTCTAGCTCTCGTGACACTGCTGATAGAGCGTATGCTTCCAAAACGACATAAAATCAATCTGTACAGCAAAtctggttaccatagtaacaaagcaAAAACCCAAACAAAGTACTTCATTTAATGGCGATATGGAATTATGGTTGGTATggaaatttcatgtgaataccatacaagtcattgttttgaaataatgcaatttaagtttccaagtgtcatgtcagtttcatttcgAGCTGTCGAAATCAAAGCAACTGAGGAGaacattaaaagaaaatgttttagCTTGTTTGTGGGGGGTACTCAACTTGAATGACTTGTGTAGAAGCAGACATTTAAGACCTGGGGTATCTCACGTAGAATATCTTGGATGTTTTGTATAACAGTATAACAATGTCCCATTGTTGTAAACGTCGAACACTGCAGAaattgtatacaaaatgtatgtggaTTTATTGTGGAGACATTTTTAACGctacagtgcaatacaatacagtgtagTACATGGGTGGGTACCAGGTGTGAGTTCGTCACCTTAATTTCTACGTCCATCCATAGACTGTGTGACCTCCACTGTCCGGCACAATCCATACGTTCACTCGTCCTGCTTGCAGAGGGTGCACGgcggtctagattactgacatgaccatCAACACCAGGAAGGGACGActatatacgtacgtacacgaCATAGTTTACTGCATGATAACGGGACGGTTAAAAACCTTTACATAAAATCCAGCTTACAAGAAAAGCATAAACTCttatagctctggatttatacgctgcGGGGTTTGGACATGTCTTCTCCCACTTGTCGAAACCTCGCAGCGTATCCAGATCTAAAACTCTTACATTTACACCATATcaccattttaaaaatgttactttACCTGCCAACAATGCCAATTTTAGCATTTTTGGAAGCAGATGTCTCAATAGCAGCTGCCATCACGTCGTCGTTCTGTTGATATGAAAGTGTCGCTACTAGTACTAAAGATTTGTCGCTGAATAAAAATGACCCAGCTGCACAATGAATTGCGCCCTCACTCGATACGtaacataaacaaatacatcATAAATTTGTACTATCAATTTTGACGTGTAAACAGATGCAAACAAGCTTGTATAAGTTAACAAGTATAAGCtttaatatcaaatacaaatcatTTAAACATGATATTTCAACATAGTAGTATATGTGCTGTATAGAAAGTTCCCTATATACATCAAGAAGGTCGGGGTGTAATAATCGTGCCTAAAACAGGTCCACTATAGGTTTGTATATGTCCAAAGTTCTTCATTACATTCTATATATGACATTCACAATGACGGTCAATATAACTTTTACCACCTATTTGATTTAACCATAATTATGTAGATTTTAATAATGTGGTATTATGAATGACAgttatggaaaaataaaattgttacagGTGAGAATACTAATATTgtctttgtatatatatatatatatatatatatatatatatatatatatatatatatatatatatatatatatatatatatatatatatatattgtgtgtgtgtgtgtgtgcgcgcgtgcgcgCGCTTGAGTCTGTGGCATGTGGGTGTCTGACCAACTACACTTCATAATGGCACAAAGTCAGAAAATATTAACTAAAAGTACTTTACGTTTCGAGTTCAGAAAAAGTTGGAAGCGAGATAACCGTGTGTATGACAAGACAAGACTTTGAAAAATAGAAATTAGGACGACTATCGTTATTTAAAACGACTCTCTCCttcacaatgaaaatatttacctCAACGAGTCTAAACACATTCATTGTGTGTAGAATAATGTACACCCCTGGAGAAAATTAAAGGGTTTCATACCAACCTCTTCTATCAAGACTTTGGTGTTTCTCGAACTAGCTCAACACATGGACAAAAAAATGATGGCTCTGTCTGCAGcatacatatgatataaaaagaaacatttaatagtacatcatatcatatacacTGTCATCACTTCCCCTGGAGACCAGTAATACCTCCTTCCTGTGACGAATTTGTTCATATCCTAAACTCTCAATGACTGCTGGACTGTTCTTAACCCTTAGGGAAATGGAGATAAtggagaaaaaaattaatttggatcgattttttatttcatttacaaattagaTAATATACAGAGCATACACTTATTATATAACACACCGGATGtgaaactatacagttgtgaCGATGATGTGTGTCTTCTGTGAACAAAGAAGGCATAggatttgatgatgatgatgatgatgatgatgatgatgatgatgatgatgatgatgatgatgatgatgatgatgatgaaactgTGAACTCATCTGCGAGTTCGTCTAGACAAACACTTTCCTTTTCAATTCATTTCTGAATATGAAAACCATctgtcaaaatatataattttatgtacaCTGAGTGTGACATACAAATGCAATGTGTCTGTATTCCTCGTAAAATTCTCAAGTTCAATTTATTCCAAATAAACGTCATTCATACAACCTCTTTAAATTTTCCAAGAAGTATTTAAcaattgttatgatttatatattGCCAAACTTGGCATAAGGTACTTTCTAAAATCAATCTAAAAGATGTCAGAATACTGCCACCAGACATTGTATATTAGTATTTCATCAGACAATTGAATTTATGCATatctatttttcatttgttttcttgtCTCCCAACACTCCTCATTTCAGGCTCATTTGTTCTTCTCAAGGTTCTAGCCTGGTATGGATTTTTAGGGTGGTTTTGTGctaaattatacatatttggCGAAAGTTAGTTAGCATGAACTAGCGTACGTTCTCCGTACATTATAGTAtacatgaaatgtcaacaaGCAGACAAAAGTATGTGTTCTTGGTGTTCATGAGCTGAGGCGCTGTGCGTTCTATATTACCTTCAATGTACATGGGCAGTAAGTATGTGTATATTATGTTGCATTGGGGTTtctaatttttatttcaatctctaTTTTCATCATTCAATAATATCTTCACTGTCCAGCGTCAAGTGCTCGTGTATTGAGCTATAAACACAGACTTCGTTAATGTTGTTGCCcattggtttttcaagtagaaagcaatgataaagttgttttataaattagaaatctAAAAAATATACCCAATCCTCGTCCATATGCCCACTTTAAGAGTCTTGATCAGTCTCTACTTATTTCTCAGCTTCAGTTTTCTCATCAAAATCTTTCTTTAATTTAGACAATGCAATGATTCTTTGATCTCTCCAACGTCGCCTCTCTGCTAATGAGTCTAGCGGTATAGTTGATTCCATAGCTGTTGAAATATTGTCTACAACAGGTCCAGTATAGGTTGGGATAGGTCCAAAGTCCTTTGTTACGTCAATATAACATTCACCATAACGCTCTATATAACTTCTAACACCTGTTTTGATTTAATTGGGAAAATTAATAGAAATGGATATAATAACTCAGTATTGTTAACATGACAGTGAAGGgagaacaaaataatataagTTAATTGGTAGATATGTGTCGATATTCTGACACCCAAATTTGTTCCAATATAAGATTCCAAAATACCAATGATGAGAAATTCTTGCAAACCAGCGCGGTTATTTCTTTCGCGTCACTGCCTCTAGGCAgtgtgtcttggacggtgccataTATAAAGGCCATggtatttgatgatgatgatcatgataacatactacatacattacagtaCTTCAATTAGACTTGGTTACACATGATTAGGTGGTTAATAAATTCATCTATAGGTGGAAATTTAGATTTCAGCaagatttcatgattttatcttATCTACTACGTTTAGACATTTCTCCAATAAACTGCCTGGGTGGTGCAAATCCTCTTTAAAGTGGAAACTTAGATATCAGTGAATATCATGCTTTAGTTATTTTACCTTCTGCATTTAGATGCATAGTTTCAAATGGTCCAATAAAGGCATATCTCATTCCTAGTCCCCACTTCATGCATGTGTCAACATCTTCTGGTGTGACTACATTCTCCTGACAATTGATCACATTGAAAGCTTGAATATTAGCACAGTCTTATAAGCAAAGTACAAGTCACATCGATCATTTAGCAAACACTGCTAAACACAGTGAAGCACAGTTAAAACAATCATTTGTTTATTCTTTAATGTCTTATTTAAGCATGTCACAAAATccaacaaatattttaatgattatagatattatttccaatttctttcaatcaatcaatcattcagccaaggaaatatGTCTGGGGTGagctaaggggccttgtcactatgagtaaGTTGCTGGACAAACAGTTATAAACCCTTTGGTCAagagtattttctgactgaattaAGAAAAagttggggaataatataatgatCAAGCATAACTTAAGCAAAATTTCagaaatttgaaacattttttactcatatttcgaacaatGCAGAACTAGAAGTGTAATAGACATAATTTGTTGAGCCATAAAATGACCAgtgtatataatccatattttctggtcaaagacaataactttgcttgtgcatggtataatgtaattTCAATTGTACTTTCTATGTTTACAGCCTACCTTTTTAATTCCCATCAAAGGAATGCCAACAATTGCTGACAAATTCTGatagttttttatttgttggttggttatCAAGTTTTCTCCTCTGCTTTGGTCTACACTGTATGTAATACCATCATACACATGTgagtgtacacaatatattaataataaaatctATTTTAGCTCCATGTAACAATAGGCAGTGTAGTAGGGTGTAATTGCATGAAAcattagttatacatgtatatcaacacaGAGGAAAATACAACTTAATTCTGTTTTACTCAACTTGTAgcttttttgtgtacaaatatataCCCCATAGTAGAGGGAGGATTAAGAGATGGAAATTATTTTAAAagcaaatttgtatttataataaATTTGTTCATAAAACACAAGATCTATAGACCATTATGAGCTGCTTACCTCAACCAGTCTAATACATTCATTATGTAAAGTCATTGCAATGAAGGTTTGGTATGTAACATTTGAAGTATAATGAGCATTTATCATATTGAAAGCTAGAATATTAGCACAGTCTTTTCTTTACATGAAGAGACACTACATATAGCAAATAGTGATACTGACACCAAAGCACAGATAGCACAATCATTTGCTTATACTTTGATGTCTGATTAAGCATGTCATAAAATccaacaattttttaaaatgataatagATGCTATTTCCAATTTTTTTCTATCATTCCGCCAAAGAAAatgtgagtgacctaaggggccttagTCACAAGTTGCTGGACAAATTGTGACAAACccacaaatgaatgaatgaagaacgAATATAGACCATAATGAGCTGCTTACCTCAACTAGTCTAATACACTCATTATGTAAAGCCCCTTGCAGTCTATTCAGTAGGAATCCTTTTTTCTCTATCATCATGGTAATGGGTTTCATACCAATCTCTTCTAGCAAAGCTTTGGTATTACTAGCCACAGTTTTGTCTGTCCATGGTGCAGGCACTACCTCAACAAATGGACAGTAGTATGGAGGATTTGTCTGCAGTACGGTGATAGAGAAGATGAAGATTTAAGCGATGCTGTTACTCTTACATTGTCAACACTCATTCCTCAATcaaagaatatatattatatcattgaTTAAACTTTTAAAACCACAGGAAAGATCAGgagttacatgtattatttggAAATAATTAGCGATAATAATGATTAACTTGATTGCCATTTTCATTAAGAAAGGTTGCGAAAGTGTTTCTTATAAATGCTTATGGAAAATGAGAACATATGTCCACCATATTCTGATTatcagaaaaaacaaaaaatataaagcctggccactaggagtgctgttcaaacTCTGAATCCTTGAGTAATGTCCTTATAAAGCCCCACTTTGAAAAATTGTCCTTTCTCAGTGTGTAATAGCTGAAGGCTATGGTACTCTGCAGTAGTCCAGACACTTCTGCTTATTTCACAATGGAGTGACTATTAATAATgtgatttgaaagaaatattttaattcaagagttattgaaatttaaatacacagacattttgtaaattgtttgGTGCACTACCACGTCATATTGACATCAATGATCAAAGTTCTGAGATTTATTTTCCCATGTCGTGGATTCAAGCTTGAGTATAATGCTTTTATTAAAAAGTAAATTGAGGATATAACCAGAATGACAATCTATAATTGTATGATGTATCAAACTCTATTTATAGTTGTGTTATTTAATAAAGGCATGACTGTGCTAATTATTGTTGTGTACATGAACTGCGCATACACAGCCATGAAACATTACACAGTTTGTATGCTGTTCTGCACTTGAATGTTATATAAACAGTAT from Glandiceps talaboti chromosome 3, keGlaTala1.1, whole genome shotgun sequence carries:
- the LOC144433451 gene encoding lambda-crystallin-like, giving the protein MAAAIETSASKNAKIGIVGSGIIGQSWAMIFASAGYKVYLYDVEPSFVAKAMDTIKISLQDLEKSGLLKGKLTADQQFGLISGVDNLESVVKGAKHVQECVPENLELKKKVFSQIDELADDFTVLSSSTSTLIPSLFTEHLKHRQNCVVSHPTNPPYYCPFVEVVPAPWTDKTVASNTKALLEEIGMKPIVMMIEKKGFLLNRLHWALHNECIRLVEENVVTPEDVDTCMKWGPGMRHAFIGPFETMHLNAEGFRSYIERYGECQIDVTKDFGPIPTFTGPVVDKISTAMEAIIPLDSLAERRRWRDQRIIALYKLKKEFDEKTEAEK
- the LOC144433218 gene encoding lambda-crystallin homolog codes for the protein MAAAIGTSASENAKIGIVGSGIIGQSWAMIFASAGYKVCLYDVDPLFVAKAMDTIKISLQDLEKSGLLKGKLTADQQFGLISGVDNLESVVKGAKHVQECVPENLELKKKVFSQIDELADDFTVLSSSTSTLMPSLFTEHLKHRQNCVVSHPTNPPYYCPFVEVVPAPWTDKTVASNTKALLEEIGMKPITMMIEKKGFLLNRLQGALHNECIRLVEENVVTPEDVDTCMKWGLGMRYAFIGPFETMHLNAEGVRSYIERYGECYIDVTKDFGPIPTYTGPVVDNISTAMESTIPLDSLAERRRWRDQRIIALSKLKKDFDEKTEAEK